One genomic segment of Pempheris klunzingeri isolate RE-2024b chromosome 21, fPemKlu1.hap1, whole genome shotgun sequence includes these proteins:
- the LOC139221188 gene encoding C-C chemokine receptor type 3-like has protein sequence MESTTVDWGDYSAEPVTPCDLETYNLGAQLSPLFYFMFLFSVFGNGLVLVIIHRFERLTTVTNILLLNLVLSSLIFMSSLPFNGVYMQLSNWIFGKVMCKIVGSVYYLGFYSSVLFLTLLTFDRHLAVVYSLGGSRLRNRTYAIVSCLVVWLVSGLACIKQMILHTTFIHFMNNRTYCQEYPGDLPYVNVQQLRASGVYIQFFLFFIFPLAVIIYCYSRIVITIMSSRLVTKFKTVRLIFIIVLLFFVCWSPYNIVLLMYDKAVSCEEMKKWGYALHITRYLAYIYFCISPVFYTFVGRKFQNYFRQLLVKSFPSLKEYVSVSKVNETNMSTKSTNTK, from the exons ATGGAATCTACGACAGTTGACTGGGGTGATTACAGTGCTGAGCCCGTCACCCCATGTGACTTAGAGACTTACAACCTGGGAGCTCAGCTATCCCCTCTCTTCTACTTCATGTTTCTCTTCAGTGTCTTTGGCAACGGGCTGGTTCTGGTCATCATTCATCG GTTTGAGAGGCTGACCACTGTCACCAACATCTTGCTGCTGAACCTGGTGCTGTCCTCCCTGATCTTTATGAGCAGCCTTCCCTTCAACGGCGTCTACATGCAGCTCTCCAACTGGATCTTTGGAAAGGTCATGTGCAAGATTGTTGGCAGTGTATACTACCTGGGCTTCTACAGTTCTGTCCTCTTTCTGACTCTTTTGACCTTTGACCGACACCTTGCAGTTGTGTACTCCTTGGGTGGGTCACGACTGAGAAATCGAACCTATGCCATAGTTTCCTGTCTTGTGGTGTGGCTGGTCAGTGGCCTGGCGTGCATCAAGCAAATGATTCTTCATAccacttttattcattttatgaACAACAGAACATACTGTCAAGAGTATCCTGGTGACTTACCTTATGTTAACGTGCAGCAGCTGAGAGCATCAGGAGTGTAcattcagtttttccttttctttatctttcctCTGGCTGTCATCATCTACTGCTACTCTAGGATTGTTATCACTATCATGTCATCCAGGCTAGTTACCAAGTTCAAGACAGTCAGGTTAATATTCatcattgtcctgttgttttttgtgtgctGGAGCCCATACAACATCGTACTGCTCATGTATGATAAAGCTGTTAGCTGtgaggaaatgaagaaatggGGTTATGCACTTCACATAACTCGCTACCTTGCCTACATTTACTTCTGCATTAGTCCCgttttttacacatttgttgGAAGAAAGTTCCAGAACTATTTCAGACAGCTGCTGGTGAAAAGTTTCCCATCGTTAAAGGAGTATGTTTCTGTCAGTAAAGTCAACGAAACCAATATGTCCACAAAAAGTACCAACACCAAATGA